The Pseudomonadota bacterium genome window below encodes:
- a CDS encoding head-tail connector protein: protein MATSIVTLPILEPLTVRDAREHLNITHQEDDRLLSGYIVAARSAVERETHRALLTQEWDITWPRFPNVCDDGDTYIRVPGGFCQSVDSIAYVDTAGESVTLDAAEYQVDTSNEQGAVVLPAPQGTWPATQAGRRSAVTLRVTVGWPTVSRIPPILLQAVRFLIGHYYENREAVVTGTVATEMPQGAKSILQSWRVWGAV from the coding sequence GTGGCCACCAGTATCGTCACCTTGCCTATTCTCGAGCCGCTCACGGTTCGCGATGCGCGTGAGCACCTGAACATCACCCATCAGGAAGACGATCGGTTGCTCTCGGGTTACATCGTGGCAGCACGCAGCGCAGTGGAGCGGGAGACTCATCGAGCCCTGCTCACCCAGGAGTGGGATATCACGTGGCCACGCTTCCCTAACGTTTGCGACGACGGAGACACCTACATCCGGGTACCGGGTGGCTTCTGCCAGTCCGTCGACTCAATCGCGTACGTCGATACGGCGGGCGAGTCGGTGACGCTTGATGCCGCCGAGTACCAGGTGGACACGTCGAACGAGCAGGGCGCCGTTGTGCTGCCCGCGCCCCAGGGGACGTGGCCCGCAACCCAGGCAGGGCGACGGAGTGCCGTGACCCTACGTGTGACTGTCGGCTGGCCCACCGTGTCACGTATCCCGCCCATCCTGCTGCAGGCAGTGCGGTTCCTGATCGGCCACTACTACGAGAACCGTGAGGCGGTGGTCACGGGCACGGTCGCGACCGAGATGCCGCAGGGCGCCAAGTCAATCCTGCAGTCCTGGCGGGTGTGGGGTGCGGTGTGA
- a CDS encoding HK97 family phage prohead protease: MNDTEYRMSSWYAGAKPSVRAEGECTQVAGIATVFDQRSVPLGGFVEVIHRDAFANCDMDGAVCAANHDYTAAGLLGRAGINHDLKVSDAGLEYLCTPAEDNAAWRTYMPLLRDRQIFQSSFAFRVAPGGSQWDEDDDGVIVRTVMSISRLYDTAPVTFPAYTQTTSEARSGAAQLSPAQCYPERLEHARCGLDQALCELRDHNDLHKGAMERRAAYLASIGA, encoded by the coding sequence ATGAATGACACTGAGTACCGGATGAGCAGTTGGTACGCAGGCGCCAAGCCCAGCGTACGCGCCGAGGGTGAGTGCACTCAGGTTGCGGGCATCGCCACGGTGTTCGATCAACGAAGCGTCCCGCTCGGTGGCTTCGTGGAAGTGATTCATCGGGACGCATTCGCGAACTGCGACATGGACGGCGCCGTGTGCGCGGCAAACCACGACTACACTGCAGCCGGACTACTAGGTCGGGCAGGGATCAACCACGATCTTAAGGTGTCGGACGCGGGACTTGAGTACTTGTGCACTCCGGCGGAGGACAACGCCGCTTGGCGCACGTACATGCCGCTTCTGCGTGACCGCCAGATCTTCCAGTCGAGCTTCGCGTTCCGCGTGGCGCCTGGCGGCAGTCAGTGGGACGAGGACGACGACGGTGTCATCGTCCGAACAGTGATGAGCATCAGCCGTCTCTATGACACGGCACCCGTCACGTTCCCCGCGTACACCCAGACGACCAGCGAGGCGCGATCCGGAGCGGCCCAGCTGTCCCCCGCGCAGTGTTACCCGGAGCGGCTTGAGCACGCGCGCTGTGGCCTCGACCAGGCGCTCTGCGAACTTCGTGATCACAACGACTTGCACAAGGGCGCGATGGAGCGCCGAGCAGCGTACCTGGCGTCAATAGGCGCCTAG
- a CDS encoding head-tail adaptor protein → MRGGRLRHVVEVLKPTTTQDESGGVVRGFTVVTKLRCRVMERGAREFERYEQAIAEVDTIIATRELKGRHAVIEADWQLRWRGVVYDIAGTFEPEGSADRETMIAARRRK, encoded by the coding sequence GTGAGAGGTGGCCGCCTTCGCCACGTCGTCGAGGTGCTCAAACCCACCACGACGCAAGACGAATCCGGTGGCGTGGTTCGTGGGTTCACCGTCGTCACCAAACTCCGCTGCCGCGTCATGGAGCGCGGAGCCCGCGAGTTCGAGCGATACGAGCAGGCCATCGCCGAGGTCGACACCATCATCGCGACGCGCGAGCTCAAGGGGCGGCACGCGGTCATCGAGGCTGACTGGCAGCTGAGGTGGCGAGGCGTTGTGTACGACATCGCCGGAACCTTTGAGCCAGAGGGTAGCGCCGACCGCGAGACGATGATCGCCGCGCGCCGGCGCAAGTGA
- a CDS encoding phage portal protein yields MNVEQLQRWQSEQRSTTNYSGDITGLTLTDPSLLTILGAGPTSAGVTVNRQNALRLSTVAACVNVLAQSLSVLPVEVRQRTGDRQTRSVPEHPLWRLLNLEPNPWMTSLDALAVAEWWRQVDGAGYMFVDFDGQGRPVEMYPLESRSTTMIRPGGGRPPVYQTVIDGVSFRFLPGEIVHIKGHTYDGLEGQSPIGFLRETIGTGIAARERASRTFANGGISGVIESEGKFSSPEARDEFLNHWRKAYGQLSQTGRVALLPSGMSFKSAGMTGTDAQLLEQAKHIRTEICGYYRVPPHMVGDMDRSTFSNIEEQDLFFVKHTMHRLVRSWEQELMRKLLTQTELAAGFYIRFQLDELLRGDIATRFEAYQKGITAGFMSRNEAREAEHWNVTDSALDNYLRPLNMDPEGQQQQPSAQRALMTEGEARSAQCSANPDAVQPVVRELVEVLERREARAGENRTEWWDAKHAAIAERQALPVFQTVARVCRAPEVSADDAVRRFLSARREAFTKGHELPELTARTVAELLTQETET; encoded by the coding sequence GTGAACGTCGAGCAGCTCCAGCGCTGGCAGAGCGAGCAGCGATCGACCACGAACTACAGTGGCGACATCACCGGGCTCACGCTGACGGATCCGTCGTTGCTCACGATCCTGGGCGCGGGCCCTACGTCGGCGGGCGTGACAGTGAACCGGCAGAACGCGTTGCGCCTGTCCACAGTCGCCGCGTGCGTCAACGTGCTAGCGCAGTCGCTGAGTGTTCTACCTGTGGAGGTTCGCCAGCGCACCGGCGACCGGCAGACGCGATCTGTCCCGGAGCATCCACTGTGGCGACTGCTGAACCTTGAGCCTAACCCTTGGATGACCAGCCTAGACGCCCTGGCCGTGGCCGAGTGGTGGCGGCAGGTGGATGGCGCGGGATACATGTTCGTCGACTTCGATGGCCAGGGCCGGCCTGTCGAAATGTACCCGCTGGAGTCGCGATCGACCACGATGATTCGACCAGGTGGTGGGCGTCCTCCCGTCTACCAAACCGTTATCGACGGCGTGTCGTTCCGGTTCCTGCCTGGCGAGATTGTGCACATCAAGGGGCACACCTACGACGGGCTTGAAGGGCAGTCGCCTATCGGGTTCCTTCGCGAGACGATCGGAACCGGGATTGCCGCGCGTGAGAGGGCCTCGCGCACATTTGCGAACGGCGGCATCTCGGGGGTGATCGAGTCAGAGGGCAAGTTCTCTAGCCCCGAGGCCCGCGACGAATTTCTGAATCACTGGCGAAAGGCGTACGGCCAGCTCTCGCAGACCGGGCGCGTCGCGCTTCTACCGAGCGGCATGAGTTTCAAGTCCGCGGGTATGACGGGTACGGATGCTCAGCTACTCGAGCAGGCAAAGCACATCCGCACCGAGATCTGCGGTTACTACCGCGTGCCGCCTCACATGGTCGGCGACATGGACCGCTCTACCTTCTCGAACATCGAAGAGCAGGACTTGTTCTTCGTCAAGCACACCATGCACCGCCTTGTGCGCTCCTGGGAGCAGGAGCTGATGCGCAAGCTGCTCACGCAAACGGAGCTCGCCGCCGGTTTCTACATCCGCTTCCAGCTCGACGAGCTGCTGCGCGGGGACATCGCCACGCGATTTGAGGCCTACCAGAAGGGCATCACCGCTGGCTTTATGAGTCGCAACGAGGCACGCGAGGCCGAGCACTGGAACGTTACCGACTCTGCGCTCGACAACTACCTGCGCCCGTTGAACATGGATCCCGAGGGTCAGCAGCAGCAACCGAGCGCACAGCGCGCGCTGATGACCGAGGGCGAAGCGAGATCGGCGCAGTGTTCAGCCAACCCGGACGCAGTGCAGCCGGTAGTGCGGGAGTTGGTCGAAGTGCTTGAGCGCCGCGAGGCCAGGGCCGGTGAGAACCGCACCGAATGGTGGGACGCCAAGCACGCGGCCATCGCAGAGCGCCAAGCGCTTCCTGTGTTCCAGACCGTTGCGCGCGTATGCAGGGCACCTGAGGTCAGCGCGGACGATGCTGTGCGGCGCTTCCTGTCCGCACGCCGGGAGGCGTTCACTAAAGGCCACGAGTTGCCCGAGCTCACCGCGCGGACTGTTGCCGAACTACTGACCCAGGAAACCGAGACATGA
- a CDS encoding terminase TerL endonuclease subunit, translating into MSEQRSGMAAVTEYCEGVLEGTVIVGYLIRRAVERFYHDLEHGHQRGLRFDVDAAECVLDFFARGLRLPNKDAPFRLDPWQQWWLAQTFGWLRADGTRRFRTTYLEVARKNGKTALMAGQGLYMLTCDGEDAPEIYSAATKKDQANLSHKAARLMSRRSPLLAKELVVFPKAETRRQVIGSIAHPNSNGMWVPLGRDSNTEDGLNPHVNLIDEYHAHKDSGLAQVLQTGMGARAQPLTVYITTAGFDVSGPCYELRQDAVRILQGFDREDGTQDDSFLCAVFTLDGYGDVGGDLQPDDPFDPANWPKANPGLGTIKGAAHLEDAASTARRQPSTRNHFLTKEMNVWTTASVAWLPVTEWRTSPIKPVALESCRGRVAYGGLDLASTRDMTALVALLPDEDGRFDLLARVWVPEWAIDNWRECGGSSAYPVWRDQGWLTVTPGNVTDYNIVEQGVREFADVLDLRTLLFDPWNAGPLVNNLSEDGDLDLQQCRQGFGSLSAPMKELERLVLRRAVNGGGNPVLSYCLENIKAKRDPAGNIKPDRDGSNGKIDAGVAAIMAVAGWMNDDSGPVYDGKLIIA; encoded by the coding sequence ATGAGCGAGCAGCGGTCAGGGATGGCCGCGGTCACCGAGTACTGCGAAGGTGTTCTTGAGGGCACCGTCATCGTTGGCTACCTGATCCGCCGCGCAGTTGAGCGGTTCTACCACGACCTTGAGCACGGCCACCAGCGCGGACTGCGGTTCGACGTCGATGCCGCCGAGTGCGTGCTCGACTTCTTCGCGCGAGGGCTTCGGCTCCCGAACAAGGACGCGCCGTTCCGGCTGGATCCCTGGCAGCAGTGGTGGCTTGCACAGACGTTCGGTTGGCTGCGGGCGGATGGCACCCGGCGGTTTCGAACGACCTACCTCGAGGTCGCTCGCAAGAACGGGAAGACCGCGCTGATGGCAGGGCAGGGGCTCTACATGCTCACCTGCGACGGCGAGGACGCGCCGGAGATCTACTCGGCTGCCACCAAGAAGGACCAGGCCAACCTGAGTCACAAGGCAGCGCGCTTGATGTCGCGGCGGTCTCCGCTGTTGGCGAAGGAGCTGGTCGTGTTCCCGAAGGCGGAGACGCGGCGCCAGGTGATCGGCTCGATCGCTCACCCGAACAGCAATGGCATGTGGGTACCGCTCGGCCGCGACTCTAACACGGAGGACGGCCTGAACCCGCACGTGAACCTGATCGACGAGTACCACGCGCACAAGGACAGTGGCCTGGCCCAGGTGCTGCAGACGGGTATGGGTGCCCGAGCGCAACCCCTGACGGTCTACATCACGACCGCTGGCTTCGATGTCTCGGGCCCTTGCTACGAACTCCGCCAGGACGCGGTGCGGATACTCCAGGGATTCGATCGAGAGGACGGCACCCAAGACGACAGCTTCCTCTGCGCTGTCTTCACGCTTGACGGTTACGGCGACGTCGGTGGCGACCTCCAGCCAGATGACCCGTTCGATCCAGCCAACTGGCCGAAGGCCAACCCAGGCCTGGGGACGATCAAGGGGGCAGCGCACCTCGAGGACGCAGCGTCCACCGCGCGCCGCCAACCGTCGACGCGTAACCATTTCCTGACGAAGGAAATGAACGTCTGGACGACGGCGAGCGTTGCTTGGCTGCCAGTCACTGAGTGGCGGACCTCGCCGATCAAGCCGGTGGCGTTGGAGTCGTGCCGAGGCCGAGTCGCTTACGGCGGTCTCGACCTTGCCAGCACGCGAGACATGACCGCACTAGTCGCTCTGCTGCCCGACGAAGATGGGCGCTTTGATTTGCTCGCCCGCGTGTGGGTGCCTGAGTGGGCTATCGACAACTGGCGAGAGTGCGGCGGCTCTAGCGCATACCCGGTGTGGCGTGACCAAGGGTGGCTCACGGTCACACCGGGCAACGTGACCGACTACAACATCGTCGAGCAGGGCGTGCGCGAGTTCGCTGACGTGCTTGACCTACGCACGCTTCTGTTCGACCCATGGAATGCGGGCCCGCTGGTCAACAACCTCAGCGAGGACGGCGACCTAGATCTGCAGCAGTGCCGGCAGGGATTTGGTTCCCTGTCCGCGCCGATGAAAGAGCTCGAGCGCCTGGTGCTTCGCCGAGCGGTCAATGGTGGAGGAAACCCCGTGTTGAGCTACTGCCTAGAAAACATCAAGGCCAAGCGCGACCCCGCGGGCAACATCAAGCCCGACCGCGACGGCTCGAACGGCAAGATCGATGCGGGCGTCGCCGCAATTATGGCGGTGGCCGGCTGGATGAATGACGACTCCGGGCCAGTCTACGACGGCAAGTTGATCATCGCGTGA
- a CDS encoding phage major capsid protein, protein MTDLVKRLRELKEKRNKIDTELRAVYDGAEKEDRGFNADEKQTWDNLQQARSEVDQRIEATESMMDEARAYAQDVDDYARDEYGEAGDRNPSGRIGPSQERSASGQPPADPEARVRDAFDVFLRGGITACNEEQRNIMMQRAGAVPDEVRAQGTTPDTAGGYAVTEESAGRIVLGMQDYDAIGALAGQPNGPMLYPTATGALLPVPKDDDFQVGEQLAENAQASQSDQTLGIINYLSYIFTSKIVRVSFNLLQDANINIMQYLEGKGAERLGRILSSRHAIGGGPGAGTPTIEGLTVGASAGVDAVSATAFTYEELLDLKHEVDPAYRRMGPRWVFNDNTLKVLKLFTETDSGRPLWQPNIALGEPPTIDGDQYVVDQDMPDIATGTVPVVYGALSRYGVRAVRGIEMLRFAEKYADSLQVGFLFWTRRDARVEDSRAIKRLTMA, encoded by the coding sequence ATGACGGACCTAGTGAAACGCTTGCGCGAACTCAAGGAGAAGCGCAACAAGATCGACACCGAACTGCGTGCGGTCTACGACGGCGCAGAGAAGGAAGACCGCGGCTTCAACGCCGACGAGAAGCAGACCTGGGACAACCTTCAGCAGGCGCGATCGGAGGTCGACCAGCGCATCGAAGCAACCGAGTCCATGATGGACGAAGCGCGGGCGTACGCGCAGGATGTCGATGACTACGCTCGTGATGAATACGGCGAAGCCGGTGACCGCAACCCGAGTGGTCGCATCGGGCCCAGTCAGGAGCGAAGCGCCAGCGGCCAGCCCCCGGCGGATCCGGAGGCGCGCGTGCGCGATGCATTCGACGTGTTCCTGCGCGGCGGCATCACCGCGTGCAACGAAGAGCAGCGCAACATCATGATGCAGCGCGCGGGCGCTGTGCCGGACGAAGTGCGCGCCCAGGGCACCACGCCCGATACTGCCGGCGGCTACGCGGTGACCGAAGAGTCGGCCGGTCGCATCGTTCTGGGGATGCAGGACTATGACGCGATCGGCGCCCTTGCCGGTCAGCCGAATGGCCCGATGCTCTACCCGACCGCTACCGGCGCGCTACTTCCCGTGCCCAAAGACGATGACTTCCAGGTCGGTGAACAGCTTGCGGAGAACGCGCAGGCGTCGCAGTCCGACCAGACGCTGGGCATCATCAACTACCTGTCGTACATCTTCACCTCGAAGATCGTTCGGGTGAGCTTCAACCTTTTGCAAGATGCCAACATCAACATCATGCAGTACCTCGAGGGCAAGGGCGCCGAGCGCTTAGGTCGTATACTGTCCAGTCGCCACGCGATCGGCGGGGGACCTGGCGCTGGTACTCCGACCATCGAAGGCTTAACGGTCGGCGCCTCTGCTGGTGTCGACGCGGTATCGGCGACGGCGTTCACCTATGAAGAGCTACTCGACCTCAAGCACGAAGTCGATCCGGCCTACCGTCGAATGGGGCCGCGCTGGGTGTTCAACGACAACACCCTGAAGGTACTGAAGCTGTTCACGGAGACGGACAGCGGCCGCCCGCTCTGGCAGCCGAACATCGCGTTAGGCGAGCCGCCGACCATCGACGGCGATCAGTACGTAGTGGACCAGGACATGCCGGACATCGCGACGGGTACGGTTCCAGTGGTCTACGGCGCACTGAGCCGCTACGGCGTGCGCGCTGTGCGTGGCATTGAGATGCTTCGGTTTGCCGAGAAGTATGCCGATAGCCTTCAAGTCGGCTTCCTGTTCTGGACCCGGCGCGACGCTCGTGTTGAGGACTCGCGCGCCATCAAGCGCCTGACGATGGCTTAA